In one Mucilaginibacter sp. PAMB04168 genomic region, the following are encoded:
- a CDS encoding M14 family metallopeptidase, with protein MSTSDKKWIYFTVLGFCVLYACTITKKVEATRVINKAVIEMQARKTFDFDAVHFSNQFATARANDVLQQDDSTFAILIKPENTPVNPSPWYAFKVWGKAGKRITIILNYANVKHRYNPKISYQAKVWTDIGRVTLSRDSTQASFKLNLTGDTALIAAQEIISSANSYAWMDSLARSPFIKKYVIGNSLLGNPIVALTTTNDDGKKLVVVLSRQHPPEVTGYMAMQAFVNSVTGNTPLAQAFRKQYRLVLIPLLNPDGVDEGNWRHSAAGVDLNRDWDAFKQPETQAAKQFLTKMVAHEDAKVYFGIDFHSTYHDVFYTNIDTLHTTVPGFTNKWLNAFQQAIPGFKARVQASGNGGNVSKSWMMRALGTDAITYEVGDNTSRQMLQNKGRVAAEKMMDLLLKDNRRGKE; from the coding sequence ATGAGTACTTCAGATAAAAAGTGGATTTATTTTACTGTGCTGGGGTTCTGTGTTTTATATGCTTGTACGATAACGAAGAAGGTGGAAGCCACTCGTGTTATCAACAAAGCGGTGATTGAAATGCAAGCCCGAAAAACCTTCGATTTTGATGCTGTGCATTTCAGCAACCAATTTGCGACCGCCCGCGCCAATGATGTTCTTCAGCAAGATGACAGTACATTTGCAATACTTATTAAACCCGAAAATACGCCTGTTAACCCAAGCCCATGGTACGCGTTTAAAGTTTGGGGCAAGGCAGGTAAGCGTATAACGATCATACTAAATTATGCAAATGTAAAACACAGGTACAATCCTAAAATAAGTTACCAAGCTAAAGTATGGACTGATATTGGCCGGGTTACTTTAAGTCGTGACAGTACCCAAGCCTCCTTTAAACTAAATCTAACCGGTGATACAGCATTAATCGCCGCACAGGAGATTATATCGTCCGCTAATTCTTATGCCTGGATGGATAGCCTGGCCCGCAGTCCGTTTATTAAGAAGTATGTTATTGGCAATAGCTTGCTGGGTAATCCCATTGTGGCCTTAACAACCACGAACGATGATGGTAAAAAGCTGGTTGTGGTATTAAGCAGGCAGCATCCACCAGAGGTGACAGGTTATATGGCCATGCAGGCATTTGTAAATAGCGTAACAGGCAATACTCCGCTGGCTCAAGCTTTTAGGAAACAGTACCGTTTAGTGCTGATTCCTTTGCTTAATCCCGACGGTGTTGATGAGGGTAATTGGCGTCATAGTGCTGCAGGAGTAGATTTAAATCGTGACTGGGATGCCTTTAAACAGCCCGAAACACAGGCTGCTAAGCAGTTCTTGACGAAAATGGTGGCTCATGAAGATGCCAAGGTGTATTTCGGAATCGACTTCCATTCAACTTATCATGATGTGTTTTACACTAATATTGATACCCTTCACACTACGGTGCCCGGGTTCACTAATAAATGGTTGAATGCCTTCCAACAGGCCATTCCGGGTTTTAAAGCAAGAGTGCAGGCATCGGGTAACGGAGGGAATGTATCTAAAAGCTGGATGATGCGTGCTTTAGGTACGGATGCCATTACCTATGAAGTTGGCGATAATACCTCGCGCCAGATGTTGCAGAACAAGGGTAGAGTTGCTGCAGAAAAGATGATGGATTTGTTATTAAAAGACAATAGGAGGGGTAAAGAATGA
- a CDS encoding amine oxidase yields MLNSITYAAETSPFHSFWMAGYECSDKLNLHRKRVDLLTETGHLQHIDSDYLLLKPFGIKTVREGIRWSVVETEPYKYDWLAVEQMLQSGKRNGIQQVWDICHFGFPDDLDPFHPDFSDRFVALCCAFVKFYRSQLPDDALIVTPINEVSYLSWLGGECGGTAPYCAGKGWDVKYQLMRAYIKGVAAMKELDPTIRILTTEPLVNMVPPLNATDEEIEEALKEHELQYQAVDMLCGRICPELGGKPEYADLLGFNFYYNNQWIIGQQGFLPWANLEPDPRWRSLSSLLKEAHERYSRPVLLTETSHSGTDRPNWITFIAKECQLLLEEDFPLWGVCLYPIIDRPDWDNLSYWHHSGLWDRVETPDHIQQRMLHLPYAEALQDAVGATNAIINRSQSNTLL; encoded by the coding sequence GTGCTTAATTCAATTACTTACGCTGCTGAAACATCACCATTTCATTCGTTCTGGATGGCCGGTTACGAATGCTCTGACAAACTGAACTTACACCGTAAGCGTGTTGACTTACTTACCGAAACCGGACACCTGCAACATATCGATTCGGACTACCTTTTACTAAAGCCTTTCGGAATAAAGACTGTGCGTGAAGGAATCCGCTGGAGTGTTGTTGAAACTGAGCCGTACAAGTACGATTGGTTGGCAGTAGAACAAATGTTGCAAAGTGGTAAAAGGAATGGCATTCAACAGGTTTGGGATATTTGTCACTTCGGCTTTCCGGATGATCTGGATCCATTTCATCCTGATTTTTCAGACCGGTTTGTTGCCCTGTGTTGCGCATTCGTTAAATTTTACCGTTCACAACTACCAGATGACGCACTAATCGTAACGCCTATTAACGAGGTAAGCTACCTTTCGTGGCTGGGTGGTGAGTGCGGGGGTACAGCACCCTATTGTGCGGGAAAAGGCTGGGATGTTAAATACCAGCTCATGAGGGCTTATATTAAAGGAGTTGCTGCTATGAAAGAGTTAGACCCTACCATACGTATACTCACAACCGAGCCGCTGGTTAATATGGTTCCTCCTTTAAATGCAACTGACGAGGAGATTGAAGAGGCTTTAAAAGAGCACGAACTGCAATACCAGGCCGTAGATATGCTTTGCGGAAGAATTTGCCCTGAGTTGGGCGGTAAGCCGGAGTATGCTGACCTGTTAGGATTTAATTTCTACTACAACAATCAATGGATAATTGGGCAACAAGGCTTTTTGCCTTGGGCTAACTTGGAGCCTGATCCCAGGTGGCGTTCATTAAGCAGTTTGTTAAAAGAAGCTCATGAAAGATACAGCAGGCCGGTATTATTAACAGAAACCAGTCACTCGGGTACCGACAGGCCTAATTGGATCACTTTTATTGCAAAAGAGTGCCAGTTATTGCTTGAAGAAGACTTTCCGTTATGGGGAGTTTGCCTCTACCCTATTATAGACCGCCCAGATTGGGACAATCTAAGTTACTGGCACCATTCCGGCTTATGGGATCGGGTAGAGACGCCAGACCACATACAACAGCGAATGCTTCACCTGCCTTATGCCGAAGCACTGCAAGATGCTGTAGGCGCCACGAACGCCATTATTAATCGCAGTCAATCAAATACCTTGTTATAG